TATAACTTATTTAGGATTAGAAAACGTCGATTTTTTGAGATTCAGAGATGATTCCGTCTAATTCGGTGGCTAACTTAATTATCAAAAAGCCTGCGTTTTTTCCAGCCAATTCGCAATGATCTTGAAACCTTCCGAAGTTAAAATGGATTCAGGGTGAAATTGAACGCCATAAACCTGGTGAATATTGTGTTGGATAGCCATAATCAAATCATCTTCGGTATCTGCGGTAATTTGCAATTCATTGGGCACAGATTTCCGGTCTATAATTAACGAATGGTATCTCGTTGCTGCAAATGGCGATGGAACTCCTGCAAATATTTCATTTCCCATGTGCCGGATTAAAGCAGTTTTACCATGCACCGGTTCCGGAGCCCGGATAATGTTTGCACCAAAAACCTGTCCGATGCATTGGTGGCCTAAACATACACCTAAAATCGGGATGGTCTGGTAAAATTGTCTAATGACATCACAACACACTCCGGCATTGTCTGGCGTGCCGGGGCCAGGAGAAATTACAATTCCAGCCGGTTGTAATTCTGCGATTTCATCCGGAGTAATCTGATCATTTCTCACCACTTTTAAGGATGGCTCTAATTGGCCAAAATAATCAACCAGG
The window above is part of the candidate division KSB1 bacterium genome. Proteins encoded here:
- a CDS encoding aminodeoxychorismate/anthranilate synthase component II, which encodes MILFIDNYDSFTYNLVDYFGQLEPSLKVVRNDQITPDEIAELQPAGIVISPGPGTPDNAGVCCDVIRQFYQTIPILGVCLGHQCIGQVFGANIIRAPEPVHGKTALIRHMGNEIFAGVPSPFAATRYHSLIIDRKSVPNELQITADTEDDLIMAIQHNIHQVYGVQFHPESILTSEGFKIIANWLEKTQAF